A region from the Aegilops tauschii subsp. strangulata cultivar AL8/78 chromosome 5, Aet v6.0, whole genome shotgun sequence genome encodes:
- the LOC141023106 gene encoding uncharacterized protein, whose translation MTTPTVDHWLRSAALDNLQELEFAGRGFTCPASIFRFERTLRVANIRHCMLPDAAVQGLHFPQLKQLGLECVHVSESSLHRLIAGCPALEFLLILSSSGFHSLRINSLSLRKICIRTSGSTQPQFGELIIENAPRLESLIHLYKIWSIGDLSVYTAPKVDALDFLTDLQGFRQSGVSSETNWWRRKHKDFIRCHDIRLKIVVLETYQGTLSHVNFATFFLLNARMLELMTFHIEASVYSDEFLVEQRKRLQLDNRASRGARFRFTIASCQHAVWSTKHLGEFDLNDDPFTCRC comes from the exons ATGACTACCCCCACCGTGGACCACTGGCTTCGGTCCGCCGCTCTGGATAACCTACAGGAGCTTGAGTTCGCCGGCCGCGGGTTCACCTGCCCGGCATCAATCTTCCGCTTTGAACGCACCCTCCGCGTGGCAAACATCAGGCACTGCATGCTCCCGGACGCCGCGGTCCAAGGCCTTCATTTTCCCCAGCTTAAGCAGCTCGGACTCGAATGTGTCCACGTCTCGGAGTCCTCGCTGCACCGCTTGATCGCCGGATGCCCCGCACTAGAGTTCTTGCTGATCCTCAGTAGCTCCGGCTTCCACAGCCTCCGGATCAACTCCCTCAGCCTTAGAAAAATATGCATACGCACCTCCGGATCAACTCAGCCCCAGTTCGGGGAACTCATCATTGAAAACGCCCCTCGTCTTGAGAGCTTGATTCATCTGTATAAGATTTGGAGCATCGGTGATCTGTCCGTATACACCGCGCCTAAAGTGGACGCCTTGGACTTCCTTACTGATTTGCAAGGATTTCGTCAG TCTGGTGTATCATCCGAAACAAATTGGTGGCGTCGTAAACACAAGGATTTTATAAGATGTCATGACATCCGTCTGAAGATTGTGGTGCTGGAAACGTATCAGGGCACATTATCGCATGTTAACTTTGCCACATTCTTTCTACTGAACGCGAGAATGCTGGAGCTGATGACATTTCATATCGAGGCCAGTGTTTACAGCGACGAGTTCTTGGTAGAACAACGTAAGAGGCTTCAGCTAGATAACAGGGCTTCAAGAGGTGCTCGGTTTCGTTTTACAATTGCTAGCTGTCAACATGCTGTTTGGAGCACCAAGCATCTCGGCGAGTTTGACTTGAATGATGATCCTTTCACATGTAGATGTTGA